The proteins below are encoded in one region of Effusibacillus dendaii:
- a CDS encoding glutamate decarboxylase: protein MWTVIYIATGEKVADSIRQRLTQEGFLVKLRQTNIAKQQIEILVPESELDEVQEVLKDILHSSHL from the coding sequence ATGTGGACAGTGATATATATCGCAACGGGTGAAAAAGTGGCCGACTCGATCCGACAGAGATTGACCCAGGAAGGGTTTCTTGTCAAACTCCGACAAACCAACATTGCGAAACAGCAGATTGAAATTTTGGTGCCTGAGTCGGAACTGGATGAAGTGCAGGAAGTGTTGAAGGACATTTTGCATTCCTCTCATCTATAA
- a CDS encoding NAD(P)-dependent malic enzyme: MALREDALELHRLHKGKLSVVSKVAVANARDLSLAYSPGVAEPCKEIHSQTDLVYEYTGKGNLVAVVSDGTAVLGLGNIGPEAAMPVMEGKAVLFKQFAGVDAVPLCLNTTDVDRIVETVKLLEPTFGGVNLEDIAAPACFEIEERLKKEMKIPVFHDDQHGTAIVTLAGLINALKVVGKPLQDIKVVANGAGAAGIAIVKLLLSMGVRHIIMCDTKGAIYEGRQDGMNAMKAEIAKITNPERQAGTLQEVLAGADVFVGVSAAGSVTQDMVRSMNRDPIIFAMANPDPEILPQDALAAGAKIVGTGRSDFPNQINNVLAFPGIFRGALDVRATTINEEMKIAAAYAIAELIADDELTPDYVVPRPFDARIAPAVAAAVAKAAMDTGVAQIHLDVQDVERRTKSLSAIK, from the coding sequence ATGGCATTACGTGAGGATGCATTGGAATTGCATCGATTACACAAAGGAAAGCTGAGTGTGGTTTCAAAAGTGGCAGTGGCAAACGCCCGTGATCTAAGCCTTGCCTATTCACCCGGGGTGGCGGAACCTTGCAAGGAAATTCACAGTCAGACAGATTTGGTTTACGAATATACCGGCAAGGGAAACCTGGTAGCCGTGGTCAGTGACGGAACGGCTGTATTAGGTTTGGGCAATATCGGTCCGGAAGCGGCGATGCCGGTTATGGAGGGCAAGGCGGTTCTTTTTAAACAGTTTGCCGGTGTGGATGCAGTTCCTCTGTGCCTCAACACGACCGATGTAGACAGAATTGTTGAAACGGTCAAACTGCTGGAACCGACGTTTGGCGGGGTCAACCTGGAAGATATCGCGGCTCCTGCCTGCTTTGAAATCGAAGAACGTCTGAAAAAAGAAATGAAAATCCCGGTGTTTCACGACGACCAGCACGGCACGGCGATCGTAACGCTGGCCGGGTTGATCAACGCGCTGAAGGTGGTCGGCAAGCCGCTGCAGGACATCAAGGTGGTGGCCAACGGTGCAGGGGCGGCCGGCATTGCGATTGTCAAACTGCTTCTCTCGATGGGAGTCCGTCATATCATTATGTGCGACACCAAAGGGGCCATTTATGAAGGACGGCAAGACGGGATGAACGCGATGAAAGCGGAAATCGCGAAAATTACGAATCCGGAAAGACAGGCAGGGACGCTGCAGGAAGTGCTGGCAGGTGCAGATGTGTTTGTCGGGGTGTCGGCCGCCGGATCGGTCACACAGGATATGGTTCGTTCCATGAATCGCGATCCGATTATTTTTGCTATGGCCAACCCGGATCCAGAGATTTTGCCGCAGGATGCGTTGGCGGCAGGAGCAAAAATAGTGGGGACGGGCAGATCCGATTTTCCGAACCAGATCAATAACGTATTGGCGTTTCCGGGGATTTTTCGAGGGGCGCTGGATGTGCGGGCGACTACTATCAATGAAGAAATGAAAATAGCAGCCGCTTACGCCATTGCAGAGTTAATTGCAGATGATGAATTGACGCCCGATTATGTAGTTCCAAGACCGTTTGATGCGCGCATAGCGCCAGCAGTGGCGGCTGCTGTGGCAAAAGCGGCGATGGATACGGGTGTTGCTCAAATCCATTTGGATGTGCAAGATGTAGAACGCAGGACGAAAAGTCTATCGGCAATCAAATAA